The following proteins come from a genomic window of Montipora capricornis isolate CH-2021 chromosome 9, ASM3666992v2, whole genome shotgun sequence:
- the LOC138016369 gene encoding uncharacterized protein isoform X2, whose product MSPFSLYMGSFIIGLLSNEIRGTKGSQIKCDQGRSLMRNEGQPAGVVFANFLVHNLHYLNITPLMHVSVDGFLECGMRCVAVSSCFSANVGAFVDLGQKTLCELLPSDKYRESSKFIISERFHHFSIMTPCLNNPCKNGATCLANYRDDSYECSCAKGYIGRNCELKVFPFHWRLDGTDKHITLRGAAMFTHQDGQAVLFLNGSPGTFAETLAFPIRSENLTISVWIKILAHSHQPVYGDWSAPLSFRLFVENGTFHFDVTDSNEVYLDILTPTTSSNMHSGLTRYLLNQF is encoded by the exons ATGTCTCCCTTTTCACTTTATATGGGAAGTTTCATTATTGGGTTGCTGTCAAACGAAATTCGTGGAACAAAAGGCAGTCAAATTAAGTGTGACCAAGGCAGAAGCTTGATGCGAAATGAAGGCCAACCAGCTGGTGTTGTCTTTGCCAACTTTTTGGTGCATAACCTTCACTACCTTAACATCACTCCTTTAATGCACGTGTCAGTTGACGGGTTTCTAGAATGCGGGATGAGATGTGTGGCCGTTTCTTCTTGCTTTTCCGCGAATGTTGGCGCATTTGTCGATCTTGGACAAAAGACTTTGTGTGAACTGTTGCCATCTGATAAATACAGGGAATCGAGCAAATTTATTATCAGTGAGAGGTTTCATCATTTCAGCATAATG ACTCCTTGTCTGAACAATCCTTGCAAGAACGGTGCAACTTGTTTGGCAAATTACAGAGATGACAGCTACGAGTGTTCGTGTGCTAAAGGATATATTGGACGGAACTGCGAACTGAAAG TTTTCCCTTTTCACTGGCGACTCGATGGAACGGACAAACATATTAC TCTACGCGGAGCTGCAATGTTCACCCATCAAGATGGCCAAGCAGTGCTTTTTTTGAACGGCAGCCCTGGAACCTTTGCCGAAACTCTTGCTTTTCCAATCCGATCTGAAAACTTGACCATTTCCGTGTGGATCAAAATACTGGCCCATTCACATCAACCCGTTTATGGTGACTGGTCAGCTCCTTTATCCTTCCGGCTCTTTGTTGAAAATGGCACTTTCCACTTTGACGTTACAGACAGTAACGAAGTTTATCTCGATATTTTAACCCCAACTACAAGTTCGAA CATGCATTCTGGACTCACGAGATACTTGTTAAACCAGTTCTAG
- the LOC138016369 gene encoding uncharacterized protein isoform X1, translating to MSPFSLYMGSFIIGLLSNEIRGTKGSQIKCDQGRSLMRNEGQPAGVVFANFLVHNLHYLNITPLMHVSVDGFLECGMRCVAVSSCFSANVGAFVDLGQKTLCELLPSDKYRESSKFIISERFHHFSIMTPCLNNPCKNGATCLANYRDDSYECSCAKGYIGRNCELKVFPFHWRLDGTDKHITLRGAAMFTHQDGQAVLFLNGSPGTFAETLAFPIRSENLTISVWIKILAHSHQPVYGDWSAPLSFRLFVENGTFHFDVTDSNEVYLDILTPTTSSNVVPSNRWSQVAITWNRAYRRARLFINGEMKQESTVAQDKNIDFIDSGHSVYDIGLKRDSGTVAHAYFSDLMVFYRELQFSPSENVNEIKSAIFLTRPLHNSV from the exons ATGTCTCCCTTTTCACTTTATATGGGAAGTTTCATTATTGGGTTGCTGTCAAACGAAATTCGTGGAACAAAAGGCAGTCAAATTAAGTGTGACCAAGGCAGAAGCTTGATGCGAAATGAAGGCCAACCAGCTGGTGTTGTCTTTGCCAACTTTTTGGTGCATAACCTTCACTACCTTAACATCACTCCTTTAATGCACGTGTCAGTTGACGGGTTTCTAGAATGCGGGATGAGATGTGTGGCCGTTTCTTCTTGCTTTTCCGCGAATGTTGGCGCATTTGTCGATCTTGGACAAAAGACTTTGTGTGAACTGTTGCCATCTGATAAATACAGGGAATCGAGCAAATTTATTATCAGTGAGAGGTTTCATCATTTCAGCATAATG ACTCCTTGTCTGAACAATCCTTGCAAGAACGGTGCAACTTGTTTGGCAAATTACAGAGATGACAGCTACGAGTGTTCGTGTGCTAAAGGATATATTGGACGGAACTGCGAACTGAAAG TTTTCCCTTTTCACTGGCGACTCGATGGAACGGACAAACATATTAC TCTACGCGGAGCTGCAATGTTCACCCATCAAGATGGCCAAGCAGTGCTTTTTTTGAACGGCAGCCCTGGAACCTTTGCCGAAACTCTTGCTTTTCCAATCCGATCTGAAAACTTGACCATTTCCGTGTGGATCAAAATACTGGCCCATTCACATCAACCCGTTTATGGTGACTGGTCAGCTCCTTTATCCTTCCGGCTCTTTGTTGAAAATGGCACTTTCCACTTTGACGTTACAGACAGTAACGAAGTTTATCTCGATATTTTAACCCCAACTACAAGTTCGAA TGTGGTCCCTAGCAATCGATGGAGTCAAGTTGCTATCACATGGAATCGTGCATACAGAAGGGCGAGACTGTTTATCAACGGAGAGATGAAACAGGAAAGCACGGTGGCACAGGATAAAAATATTGATTTCATAGATTCCGGCCACTCAGTTTACGATATTGGTTTGAAGAGGGACAGCGGCACCGTGGCGCATGCATATTTCAGTGATTTGATGGTCTTCTACAGGGAGTTGCAGTTTTCTCCTTCTGAAAATGTGAATGAGATAAAAAGTGCAATTTTTCTTACTCGTCCACTTCATAATTCTGTCTAG